A region of the Methanobrevibacter ruminantium M1 genome:
TATGTCCTAACGAAGCATTAACAGTAACTAGAACTGATGTTGACTACACCCCAACAAGTTCTAAATCTTGGATTGCAGCATTCGAAGCTTTAAAAAATTAATTTGATTGGTGATTATTTATGGAACTTAAAGTAGATCAAGATAAATGTTTAGGTTGTGGAGTATGTGTTATCGCATGTCCTGTAAACGCTTCCATCAGTCCGGAAAACGCTGGAGGACACGGTTCCAAAACAACCG
Encoded here:
- a CDS encoding 4Fe-4S binding protein — its product is MELKVDQDKCLGCGVCVIACPVNASISPENAGGHGSKTTETIMMVENGFIKLFSVDKCDKCGTCQMFCPTEAIWLE